One Gelria sp. Kuro-4 DNA segment encodes these proteins:
- the cdaA gene encoding diadenylate cyclase CdaA: MLEQLRHLSPLDILDILIVAFVFYRVIVWIRGTRAVQLLKGLAVLLLAYFFSRRFGLAATSWLLDKVMTMGLIAVPIIFQPELRRGLEQLGRGRLFTPASRLLGEEDVSRMIQEVVRAVQVLARNKVGALIVLERRTGLKEVEETGIPLDALVSAEFLVNVFVPNTPLHDGATIIRNDRVVAAGCFLPLTENQDLSKDLGTRHRAALGISEQSDCVAIVVSEETGIISVAQEGRLRRHLDEGSLKDLLAGIFKQEATLPFLRWGSSHG, encoded by the coding sequence ATGCTGGAGCAGCTGCGCCATCTGTCCCCCCTCGACATCCTGGATATTCTCATCGTCGCCTTCGTCTTTTACCGGGTCATTGTCTGGATCCGGGGCACGCGGGCGGTACAGCTCTTGAAGGGCCTCGCCGTGCTGCTTTTGGCGTATTTTTTTAGCCGCCGTTTCGGGCTGGCGGCGACCAGCTGGCTCCTCGACAAGGTTATGACGATGGGCCTCATCGCCGTGCCCATTATTTTTCAGCCGGAGCTCAGGCGCGGGCTGGAACAGCTGGGGCGCGGCCGGCTCTTCACGCCGGCCAGCCGCCTCTTGGGCGAGGAAGACGTTTCCCGCATGATTCAGGAGGTGGTGCGGGCGGTGCAGGTGCTGGCCCGCAACAAGGTGGGGGCGCTCATCGTCCTCGAACGCCGGACGGGGCTCAAGGAAGTGGAAGAGACGGGCATCCCGCTGGATGCCTTGGTATCGGCGGAGTTTCTGGTCAACGTCTTCGTGCCCAACACGCCGCTCCACGACGGCGCCACCATCATCCGCAACGACCGGGTGGTGGCGGCCGGGTGTTTCCTGCCGCTCACCGAGAACCAGGATCTCAGCAAGGACCTGGGAACGCGCCACCGGGCGGCGTTGGGCATCAGCGAGCAATCGGACTGCGTGGCCATTGTGGTCTCGGAGGAGACGGGTATTATCTCCGTGGCGCAGGAAGGCAGGCTGCGGCGGCACCTGGACGAGGGCAGCCTGAAGGATCTGCTGGCAGGCATCTTCAAGCAGGAGGCGACGCTGCCCTTCCTGCGCTGGGGGTCATCGCATGGATAA
- the carB gene encoding carbamoyl-phosphate synthase large subunit, which yields MPKDPSIKRVLVVGSGPIVIGQAAEFDYAGSQACRALKEEGVEVVLVNSNPATIMTDYHLADRVYLEPLTAEFVARVIAEERPDALLPGLGGQTGLNLARELSLNGVLQRYGVRLLGTPLTAIERAEDRELFKETMAACGEAVPPSQAVASIAEAQAFAARCGFPLIVRPAYTLGGSGGGRARNRTELTEVVRRGLRLSPIGQVLVEKSLEGWKEIEYEVMRDAGDNCITVCNMENLDPMGIHTGDSVVVAPSQTLTNREYQLLRTAALKIIRTLGIVGGCNIQFALDPQSERYYVIEVNPRVSRSSALASKATGYPIAKVTAKVALGLRLDEIKNPVTGGTWAAFEPALDYVVVKVPRWPFDKFKQGDRRLGTQMKATGEVMALDRTLEGALLKAIRSLEVGLTHPSAPALEQLSRAELAAALQEVRDDRLLLLFAALRRGFSVAELAGATGIDPFFLGKLENIVLLERELAAGLTPERLARAKRLGFSDAAIARLSGVPAAAVRRLRAEQRLAPAYKMVDTCAAEFRAATPYYYSTYAGCDEVAASPRATVAVLGSGPIRIGQGIEFDYCSVQAVWAARAAGYETVLINNNPETVSTDFDTADRLYFEPLHPEDVGAVLEKERPAGIIAQFGGQTALNLAVELDGRYPLLGTAPAGLAAAEDRELFDALLARLGLARPAGGAVTDVKAGLALAERLGFPVLVRPSFVLGGRGMEVVVGEAELRRYLEEALAVSPGHPILIDRYLPGKEIEVDALADGEEVTVPGIMEHIERAGIHSGDSIAVYPARLTPALTEKIVAATRALARGLQAKGLINIQFVYYQGRLYVIEANPRASRTVPFLSKVTGLALVPLATRLGLGARLSELGLAPGLVPPRRLVAVKAPVFSFGKLTRVDPRLGPEMKSTGEVLGLDRTLPAALYKALLAAGQALPAGGTMLLSVADRDKEEVLPAAKELTELGWRLSATPGTARCLAGEGLTAEQLEPAEALERVRSGEVHAVVSIPSHRPGAPTFGFTLRRLAVEYGLPCYTCPDTLRAALLAARALAAGETINCADLNWYLGKEDSHAEP from the coding sequence GTGCCTAAAGACCCGAGCATTAAACGGGTGCTGGTGGTGGGCTCCGGGCCCATCGTCATCGGCCAGGCGGCCGAGTTTGACTATGCCGGCTCCCAGGCCTGCCGCGCCCTCAAGGAAGAGGGCGTAGAGGTGGTGCTGGTCAACAGCAACCCGGCCACCATCATGACCGACTACCACCTGGCCGATCGGGTGTACTTGGAGCCGCTCACAGCCGAGTTCGTCGCGCGCGTCATCGCCGAGGAGCGGCCGGACGCGCTGCTGCCGGGCTTAGGCGGCCAGACCGGCCTCAATCTGGCCCGCGAGCTCAGCCTGAACGGGGTGCTCCAGCGTTACGGGGTACGCCTTTTGGGCACGCCGCTTACGGCTATCGAAAGGGCGGAGGATCGCGAGCTTTTTAAGGAGACCATGGCCGCCTGCGGCGAGGCGGTGCCGCCCAGCCAGGCCGTGGCGTCCATAGCGGAGGCCCAGGCCTTCGCCGCCCGGTGCGGTTTCCCCCTCATCGTGCGCCCGGCCTACACCCTGGGCGGCAGCGGCGGCGGGCGCGCCCGCAACCGGACGGAGCTCACCGAGGTGGTGCGCCGGGGCCTGAGGCTCAGCCCCATCGGCCAGGTGCTGGTGGAAAAGAGCCTGGAGGGCTGGAAGGAGATCGAGTACGAGGTGATGCGGGACGCCGGCGACAACTGCATCACCGTCTGCAACATGGAAAACCTGGACCCCATGGGCATCCATACCGGCGACAGCGTGGTGGTGGCCCCCTCGCAGACCCTCACCAACCGGGAGTACCAGCTCTTGCGCACCGCCGCCCTGAAGATTATCCGCACCCTGGGAATAGTGGGCGGTTGCAACATCCAGTTTGCCCTGGATCCCCAAAGCGAGCGCTACTACGTGATTGAGGTGAACCCGCGGGTGAGCCGCTCCAGCGCCCTGGCTTCCAAGGCCACCGGCTACCCCATCGCCAAGGTGACGGCCAAGGTGGCCCTGGGGCTCAGGCTCGACGAGATAAAAAACCCGGTGACGGGCGGGACCTGGGCCGCCTTTGAGCCGGCGCTGGACTATGTGGTGGTCAAGGTGCCGCGCTGGCCCTTTGACAAGTTCAAGCAGGGCGACCGCCGCCTGGGGACGCAGATGAAGGCCACCGGCGAGGTGATGGCGCTCGACCGCACCCTGGAAGGGGCGCTGCTTAAGGCGATCCGCTCCCTGGAGGTGGGGCTCACCCACCCCAGCGCACCTGCCCTGGAGCAGCTTTCCCGGGCGGAGCTGGCCGCGGCGCTCCAGGAGGTGCGCGACGACCGCCTGCTCCTGCTCTTTGCCGCCCTGCGCCGTGGCTTCAGCGTGGCGGAACTGGCCGGTGCCACCGGCATCGATCCTTTCTTCCTGGGTAAGCTCGAGAACATCGTGCTGCTGGAGCGGGAACTGGCCGCCGGCCTGACCCCGGAGCGTTTGGCGCGAGCCAAAAGGCTGGGCTTCAGCGATGCCGCCATCGCCCGCTTGAGCGGCGTACCAGCGGCGGCCGTGCGGCGCCTGCGCGCCGAACAGCGGCTGGCGCCGGCCTACAAAATGGTGGATACCTGTGCCGCCGAGTTCCGCGCCGCCACCCCGTACTACTACTCCACCTACGCCGGGTGTGACGAGGTGGCGGCGAGCCCCCGGGCCACGGTGGCGGTGCTGGGGTCCGGGCCTATCCGCATCGGCCAGGGCATTGAGTTCGACTACTGCTCGGTGCAGGCCGTCTGGGCGGCGCGGGCGGCGGGTTATGAGACCGTGCTGATCAACAACAACCCGGAGACGGTGAGTACCGACTTCGACACCGCCGACCGCCTCTACTTTGAGCCGCTCCACCCGGAGGACGTCGGGGCGGTGCTGGAAAAGGAGCGGCCGGCGGGCATCATCGCCCAGTTCGGCGGCCAGACCGCCCTCAACCTGGCGGTAGAGCTGGACGGGCGGTATCCTCTGCTCGGCACGGCGCCGGCGGGCCTGGCCGCCGCCGAAGACCGCGAGCTGTTCGACGCGCTCCTGGCCCGCCTGGGGCTGGCCCGCCCGGCGGGCGGGGCCGTCACCGACGTCAAGGCCGGCCTCGCCCTGGCGGAGCGGCTGGGGTTTCCGGTGCTGGTACGTCCTTCCTTTGTCCTGGGCGGGCGGGGGATGGAGGTGGTGGTCGGCGAGGCTGAGCTGCGCCGCTATCTGGAGGAAGCCCTGGCCGTCTCTCCCGGGCATCCCATCCTTATCGACCGCTACCTCCCGGGCAAGGAAATCGAGGTGGACGCCCTGGCCGACGGGGAAGAGGTGACCGTCCCGGGGATTATGGAGCACATTGAGCGGGCGGGGATTCACTCAGGGGACAGCATCGCCGTCTACCCGGCACGCCTTACGCCCGCGCTCACAGAGAAGATTGTGGCCGCCACCCGCGCCCTGGCCCGTGGCCTTCAGGCCAAGGGCCTCATCAACATCCAGTTTGTTTACTACCAAGGCCGCCTGTACGTGATCGAGGCCAACCCGCGCGCCAGCCGCACGGTGCCTTTCCTGAGCAAGGTGACCGGTCTGGCGCTGGTGCCGCTGGCCACGCGCCTGGGCCTGGGCGCCCGCTTAAGCGAGCTGGGCCTTGCCCCCGGGCTGGTCCCGCCGCGGCGGCTGGTGGCGGTGAAGGCACCGGTTTTCTCCTTCGGGAAGCTTACGCGGGTGGACCCGCGCCTGGGGCCGGAGATGAAGTCCACCGGCGAAGTGCTGGGACTCGACCGGACGCTCCCCGCCGCCTTGTACAAGGCGCTCCTCGCCGCCGGGCAGGCGCTGCCGGCGGGAGGGACGATGCTCCTTTCGGTGGCGGACCGGGATAAGGAGGAGGTGCTGCCGGCGGCAAAAGAGCTTACGGAGCTGGGCTGGCGGCTCAGCGCCACGCCGGGGACGGCCCGCTGCCTGGCGGGGGAGGGACTGACGGCAGAGCAGCTGGAGCCGGCGGAGGCGCTGGAGCGGGTGCGGAGCGGAGAAGTGCACGCGGTGGTCTCCATCCCCAGCCACCGGCCGGGTGCCCCAACCTTTGGCTTCACCCTGCGCCGCCTGGCGGTGGAGTACGGCCTTCCCTGCTACACCTGCCCGGACACGCTCAGGGCCGCCCTCCTCGCCGCCCGCGCGCTCGCCGCCGGCGAGACCATCAACTGCGCCGACCTGAACTGGTACCTGGGAAAGGAGGACTCCCATGCAGAACCTTAA
- a CDS encoding ABC transporter ATP-binding protein, with the protein MQPNGEAIVLTGISKTFTSRSGTVVALDDVNLTIKEGEFLCIVGPSGCGKTTLLRILAGLEVPTGGRVEIRVREPGKPVNAMVFQEQSVFPWYTVKENVAYGLAMRGVPRKEREAIALHYLKITGLSKFAHAYPHQLSGGMKQRVSVARAFANDPSILLLDEPFGSLDEQTRVILQQELLRIWEGTRKTAVFITHSIDEALGLGDRVLVMTARPGRVKAILEVDLPRPRDLTLIRSRPRFLELFDTIWFYLREEVAKATELKA; encoded by the coding sequence GTGCAGCCGAACGGAGAGGCCATCGTCCTCACAGGCATCAGCAAAACCTTCACCAGCCGCAGCGGAACGGTAGTGGCCCTGGACGACGTCAACCTCACCATCAAAGAGGGCGAGTTTCTCTGCATCGTCGGGCCGAGCGGGTGCGGTAAAACTACGCTGCTGCGTATCCTGGCCGGCCTGGAGGTGCCCACCGGCGGCCGGGTGGAGATTAGAGTACGGGAACCCGGCAAACCGGTCAACGCCATGGTGTTCCAGGAGCAGTCGGTTTTCCCCTGGTACACGGTGAAGGAGAACGTGGCTTATGGCCTCGCCATGCGCGGGGTGCCGCGCAAAGAGCGCGAAGCGATCGCCCTGCATTACCTGAAGATCACCGGGCTGAGCAAGTTCGCCCACGCTTACCCCCACCAGCTTTCCGGCGGCATGAAGCAGCGCGTGAGCGTAGCGCGCGCCTTTGCCAACGACCCCTCCATTCTTCTTCTGGATGAGCCGTTCGGCTCCCTGGATGAGCAGACGCGCGTCATCCTGCAGCAGGAGCTGCTGCGCATCTGGGAGGGCACGCGCAAGACGGCCGTCTTCATTACCCACAGCATCGATGAGGCCCTGGGCCTGGGGGACCGGGTGCTGGTGATGACGGCCCGGCCGGGGCGCGTCAAGGCCATCCTGGAGGTGGACCTGCCGCGCCCGCGCGACCTCACCCTCATCCGCTCCCGGCCGCGCTTTCTGGAGCTGTTCGATACCATCTGGTTCTACCTGCGCGAAGAAGTGGCGAAAGCCACTGAGCTCAAAGCTTAG
- a CDS encoding ABC transporter permease yields MRAEAKVLSFFSPLLLVILWELLARGGLIDIRVFSAPSLIVRSFVPALFSGELLYHTWISVRRILLGFLAGALPGVLLGLSMGLFPPVRALLQPMIAITFPIPKLAIMPMIILLFGLGEASKVFTVAIGVFYLVLINTVSGVLNIDKIYLDVAKNFGAGRWNFYRTVALPGALPMIFAGFKLGMGTALILIVAAELTAAGGGLGDWIWRSYDMFDIERMFTSLIALTVLGYLFSNALDLLERWVIPWKSPHA; encoded by the coding sequence GTGCGGGCAGAGGCAAAAGTGCTCTCCTTTTTTTCGCCCCTGCTTCTTGTCATCCTGTGGGAACTTTTGGCCCGCGGCGGCCTTATCGATATCCGGGTTTTTTCGGCACCGAGCCTCATAGTGCGATCCTTTGTTCCGGCACTCTTTTCGGGCGAACTCCTCTACCACACCTGGATCAGCGTGCGGCGCATCCTCCTCGGTTTTCTTGCCGGGGCCCTGCCCGGCGTGCTCTTGGGGCTGTCTATGGGGCTCTTTCCGCCGGTGCGGGCCCTGCTGCAGCCTATGATAGCCATCACCTTCCCTATTCCCAAGCTGGCCATCATGCCGATGATCATCCTGCTCTTTGGCCTGGGTGAGGCCTCGAAGGTGTTTACGGTGGCCATCGGCGTGTTTTACCTGGTGCTCATCAACACCGTGTCCGGGGTGCTCAACATCGACAAGATCTACCTGGATGTGGCCAAGAACTTCGGCGCCGGCCGCTGGAACTTTTACCGCACCGTGGCCCTGCCGGGGGCCCTGCCCATGATCTTCGCCGGTTTTAAGCTGGGCATGGGTACGGCTCTTATTCTCATCGTCGCCGCCGAACTTACGGCGGCCGGGGGCGGGCTGGGCGACTGGATCTGGCGGTCCTACGACATGTTCGATATCGAGCGCATGTTTACATCCCTCATCGCCTTGACCGTCCTGGGCTACCTGTTCTCTAACGCACTGGACCTCCTGGAACGGTGGGTGATACCGTGGAAATCGCCGCACGCGTGA
- the argF gene encoding ornithine carbamoyltransferase: protein MQNLKGRDFITLADFSPEELRQLLDFAHYLKQQQKMGLACRPLTGRTLAMLFHKHSTRTRVSFAVGMYQLGGQALYLGADELQLGRGETAADTARVLSRYVDAILIRTYSHELVKELAAAADVPVINGLTDLTHPTQALADFFTLEEKKGRLAGLKLAYVGDGNNVAHSLLIGAAKLGVNISLACPPGYEPQGEIVAMAREAAAKSGTAVAVGTDPREAVAGADAVYTDVWTSMGQEAESAARRTAFAAYQVNAALMARAKPDALFLHCLPCHRGEEVTAEVVDGPQSAVFDEAENRLHAHKAILAAVMR, encoded by the coding sequence ATGCAGAACCTTAAGGGCCGGGACTTCATTACGCTGGCGGATTTCAGCCCGGAGGAGCTGCGCCAGCTCCTGGATTTTGCCCACTACCTCAAGCAGCAGCAAAAAATGGGTCTTGCCTGCCGGCCGCTTACCGGCCGCACCCTTGCCATGCTCTTTCACAAGCATTCCACGCGCACCCGCGTTTCCTTCGCCGTGGGCATGTACCAGCTGGGCGGGCAGGCCCTCTACCTGGGGGCGGACGAGCTGCAGCTGGGCCGCGGCGAGACGGCGGCCGACACCGCCCGCGTGCTTTCGCGTTATGTGGATGCCATCTTGATCCGCACTTATTCCCACGAACTCGTTAAGGAACTGGCGGCGGCGGCCGACGTGCCGGTGATCAACGGCCTTACCGACCTTACGCATCCCACCCAGGCCCTGGCCGACTTCTTTACCCTGGAAGAAAAAAAGGGGCGCCTGGCCGGCCTCAAGCTCGCGTACGTGGGCGACGGAAACAACGTGGCCCATTCCCTCCTCATCGGCGCCGCCAAGCTGGGTGTGAACATCAGCCTGGCCTGCCCGCCCGGCTACGAGCCGCAGGGGGAAATTGTAGCCATGGCGCGTGAGGCGGCGGCCAAGAGCGGGACCGCCGTCGCCGTCGGCACCGATCCCCGAGAAGCGGTGGCCGGCGCCGATGCCGTCTACACGGATGTCTGGACCAGCATGGGCCAGGAGGCGGAGAGCGCTGCGCGCCGCACCGCCTTCGCCGCCTACCAGGTAAACGCCGCGCTTATGGCCCGAGCCAAGCCGGACGCCCTGTTCCTCCATTGCCTGCCCTGCCACCGGGGCGAGGAGGTGACGGCGGAAGTAGTGGACGGCCCCCAGTCCGCCGTCTTCGACGAGGCTGAGAACCGCCTGCACGCGCACAAGGCCATCCTGGCTGCAGTGATGCGCTGA
- a CDS encoding argininosuccinate synthase, giving the protein MGEVKKVVLAYSGGLDTSVIIPWLKENYGCEVVAMAADVGQGEELAPLKEKAIASGASKIYIEDIKEDFVKNYVFPMLKAGAVYEGKYLLGTSIARPVIAKKLVEVALAEGADAIAHGCTGKGNDQVRFELTAKALAPHLKVIAPWREWSLKSRDEEIDYAVAHGIPVPVTKAKPYSMDRNLWHISYEAGVLEDPAFEPQEDMFLLTVSPEKAPDTPEYVEIAFEAGEPTAVNGVAYGPVELVEKLNALAGKHGIGRVDLVENRLVGMKSRGVYETPGGTILTFAHRELEYLTLDRETMHYKELIAAKYAELVYYGLWFTPLREALDAFVAVTQKHVTGTVRLKLYKGNISVAGRTSPYSLYREDLATFGADAVYNQKDAEGFINLFGLPLKVQGLLKAAEEKKA; this is encoded by the coding sequence ATGGGTGAGGTTAAAAAGGTGGTCCTGGCCTACTCGGGTGGCCTGGACACGTCCGTGATCATCCCCTGGCTCAAGGAAAACTACGGCTGCGAGGTTGTCGCCATGGCGGCCGACGTGGGGCAGGGGGAGGAGCTGGCACCCCTTAAGGAGAAGGCCATCGCCAGCGGGGCCAGCAAGATCTACATCGAGGACATCAAAGAGGACTTTGTGAAAAACTACGTCTTCCCCATGCTTAAAGCGGGCGCCGTCTACGAGGGCAAGTACCTCCTCGGTACCTCCATCGCCCGCCCGGTGATCGCCAAAAAGCTCGTGGAGGTGGCCCTGGCCGAGGGGGCCGACGCCATTGCCCACGGCTGCACCGGGAAGGGCAACGACCAGGTGCGCTTTGAGCTCACCGCCAAGGCTTTGGCGCCCCACCTCAAGGTGATCGCCCCCTGGCGCGAGTGGTCCCTCAAATCGCGCGACGAGGAGATCGACTACGCCGTGGCCCACGGCATCCCGGTGCCCGTGACCAAGGCCAAACCCTACAGCATGGACCGCAACCTCTGGCACATCAGCTACGAGGCCGGCGTGCTGGAGGACCCGGCCTTTGAGCCCCAGGAAGACATGTTCCTCCTCACGGTCTCCCCGGAGAAGGCACCGGATACTCCTGAGTACGTGGAGATCGCCTTCGAGGCGGGCGAGCCGACCGCGGTGAACGGCGTCGCGTACGGCCCGGTGGAGCTGGTGGAAAAACTCAACGCCCTGGCCGGTAAGCACGGCATCGGCCGGGTGGACCTGGTGGAGAACCGCCTGGTGGGCATGAAGTCCCGCGGCGTGTACGAGACCCCGGGCGGTACCATCCTCACCTTCGCCCACCGCGAACTGGAGTACCTGACGCTGGACCGGGAGACCATGCACTACAAGGAGCTCATTGCGGCCAAGTACGCCGAGCTGGTGTACTACGGCCTCTGGTTTACCCCGCTGCGCGAGGCGCTGGACGCCTTTGTGGCGGTGACGCAAAAGCACGTCACCGGCACGGTGCGCCTCAAGCTCTACAAGGGGAACATCAGCGTGGCCGGCCGCACCTCGCCCTACAGCCTCTACCGCGAGGACCTGGCCACCTTCGGCGCCGACGCCGTGTACAACCAGAAGGACGCCGAGGGCTTTATCAACCTCTTCGGCCTGCCGCTCAAGGTGCAGGGGCTGCTGAAGGCCGCGGAGGAGAAAAAGGCATGA
- the argH gene encoding argininosuccinate lyase, protein MKLWGGRFRKETAAEVDDFNASIGFDQRLWEEDIAGSLAHVKMLAQVGVLTAEEAAAITRGLEEIRAEIKSGAFTFSPEYEDIHMHIEHRLIEKIGPVGGKVHTARSRNDQVALDTHLWVKRRVDTVLALITDFQSALVAKARQHQAAVIPGYTHLQHAQPILFAHHLLAYFEMLERDRARFLGCRERADLLPLGAGALAGTTFPIDRELVARELGFKALYENSLDAVSDRDYIVEFLAASALLMVHLSRLAEELVLWSSREFGFIELDDAYSTGSSIMPQKKNPDVPELVRGKTGRVVGHLTALLTVLKGLPLAYNKDLQEDKEALFDSADTVCAVLRVFTGLIAALKVNEERMLAAARGDFSTATDLADYLARRGLPFREAHAVVGRLVQQCLAAGKTLEDLTLEELQAASPLFGPDAMAALTVEASVAARTSRGGTAPAQVAAALARAEEFLAARRRDGK, encoded by the coding sequence ATGAAGCTCTGGGGCGGCCGTTTCCGCAAGGAGACGGCGGCGGAGGTGGATGATTTCAACGCTTCCATCGGCTTCGACCAGCGCCTCTGGGAGGAGGACATCGCCGGGAGCCTGGCGCACGTGAAGATGCTGGCCCAGGTGGGGGTGCTCACGGCGGAGGAGGCCGCCGCCATCACCCGGGGCCTGGAGGAGATCCGCGCGGAGATAAAAAGCGGCGCCTTTACCTTCAGCCCGGAGTACGAGGACATCCACATGCACATCGAGCACCGCCTTATCGAAAAGATAGGCCCGGTGGGCGGTAAGGTCCACACCGCCAGGAGCCGCAACGACCAGGTGGCGCTCGACACCCACCTCTGGGTGAAGCGCCGGGTGGACACGGTGCTGGCGCTCATCACGGACTTTCAGTCTGCGCTGGTGGCCAAGGCGCGGCAGCATCAGGCGGCCGTCATCCCCGGCTACACCCACCTGCAGCACGCCCAGCCCATCCTCTTTGCCCACCACCTTCTGGCCTACTTCGAGATGCTGGAGCGGGACCGGGCGCGCTTTCTCGGCTGCCGGGAGCGGGCGGACCTGCTGCCGCTGGGGGCCGGCGCCCTGGCCGGCACCACCTTTCCCATCGACCGGGAGCTGGTGGCGCGCGAGCTGGGCTTCAAGGCCCTCTACGAGAACAGCCTGGACGCGGTGAGCGACCGGGACTACATCGTCGAGTTTCTCGCCGCTTCCGCCCTCCTCATGGTGCACCTCTCCCGCCTGGCGGAGGAACTCGTCCTCTGGTCGAGCCGTGAGTTCGGCTTCATTGAGCTGGACGATGCCTACAGTACCGGTTCCAGCATCATGCCGCAGAAGAAGAACCCGGACGTCCCCGAGCTGGTGCGCGGCAAGACGGGGCGCGTGGTGGGGCACCTGACGGCACTCCTTACTGTTCTGAAGGGCCTTCCACTGGCCTATAACAAGGACCTGCAGGAGGACAAGGAGGCGCTCTTCGACAGCGCCGATACCGTGTGCGCCGTGCTGCGCGTCTTCACCGGGCTCATCGCCGCGCTCAAGGTGAACGAGGAACGGATGCTTGCGGCCGCGCGCGGCGATTTTTCCACCGCCACCGACCTGGCGGACTACCTGGCGCGCCGCGGCCTGCCCTTCCGAGAAGCGCATGCGGTAGTGGGCCGCCTGGTGCAGCAGTGCCTGGCAGCCGGTAAGACCCTTGAGGACCTTACGCTGGAGGAACTCCAGGCGGCCTCGCCCCTGTTCGGGCCCGACGCCATGGCAGCGCTTACAGTGGAAGCGTCGGTCGCGGCACGCACATCGCGCGGGGGTACGGCCCCGGCGCAGGTGGCGGCGGCCCTGGCACGGGCGGAAGAGTTCCTGGCCGCCCGCCGGCGCGATGGGAAGTGA
- a CDS encoding ABC transporter substrate-binding protein has protein sequence MKGKMWLAAALTACLLVAGCSPVRPPQAETPAPAAAAPAAPAPETGLKPLSPAVTVTVGMKQVVSDAGILIGMAKGYYKELGIEIKPVQFNTGQEMINALAAGQLDVGATVTATGLFNAMLRGIPIKIVADKGVNVPGRGYYRLCLRPEVAKAIKDYKDLKGRKLAVVGTASLDEIALDRCLNAGGLSTQDVDLQVIRAFPDIVAAMASGSIDGGMVIEPFVTQGMVKGVLDPWKDPSEYDPHAQTALLVYGPSITERPEAADRFMVAYIKSLRDYNDAFFKNKMKDEVISILAKWSVVKDKALYEKMFPVGLNPDGYARTKGIELDLAWYKARGLLKGDLKLEDVLDNQYVDRALKVLGKYQ, from the coding sequence GTGAAAGGTAAGATGTGGTTGGCAGCGGCCCTCACCGCCTGCCTGCTGGTGGCCGGGTGCAGCCCCGTCCGGCCACCCCAGGCGGAAACACCGGCTCCGGCCGCGGCCGCCCCTGCCGCCCCGGCTCCGGAGACGGGCTTGAAGCCGCTTTCGCCTGCGGTGACGGTGACTGTGGGTATGAAGCAGGTGGTCTCCGATGCCGGAATCCTAATCGGCATGGCCAAGGGGTACTACAAGGAGTTGGGTATTGAGATCAAGCCCGTACAGTTCAACACCGGCCAGGAGATGATCAACGCCCTGGCTGCCGGGCAGCTCGACGTGGGGGCCACCGTCACGGCCACGGGGCTATTCAACGCCATGCTGCGCGGTATCCCCATCAAGATTGTGGCCGACAAGGGCGTGAACGTCCCCGGCCGGGGCTACTACCGGCTCTGCCTGCGCCCGGAGGTGGCGAAGGCGATTAAGGACTACAAGGACCTCAAGGGCAGAAAGCTGGCCGTGGTGGGTACGGCCTCACTGGACGAGATCGCCCTGGATCGCTGCCTGAACGCCGGCGGGCTTTCCACCCAGGATGTGGACCTCCAGGTTATCCGGGCCTTCCCGGACATTGTGGCGGCCATGGCGAGCGGCAGCATCGACGGCGGCATGGTGATCGAGCCCTTTGTCACCCAGGGTATGGTCAAGGGCGTACTCGATCCCTGGAAGGACCCGTCCGAGTACGACCCGCACGCCCAGACGGCGCTCTTGGTCTACGGGCCGAGTATCACCGAGCGGCCCGAGGCGGCGGACCGCTTTATGGTGGCCTACATCAAGTCCCTGCGCGACTACAACGATGCCTTTTTCAAGAACAAGATGAAGGACGAGGTAATATCCATCCTGGCGAAGTGGTCCGTGGTCAAAGATAAGGCCCTCTACGAGAAAATGTTCCCGGTGGGCCTTAACCCGGACGGCTACGCCCGCACCAAAGGGATCGAGCTGGACCTGGCCTGGTACAAGGCGCGCGGCCTCCTCAAGGGCGATCTGAAACTGGAGGACGTGCTGGATAACCAGTATGTCGACCGCGCCCTGAAGGTGCTGGGCAAATACCAGTAG